A genomic window from Cotesia glomerata isolate CgM1 linkage group LG7, MPM_Cglom_v2.3, whole genome shotgun sequence includes:
- the LOC123269930 gene encoding bifunctional methylenetetrahydrofolate dehydrogenase/cyclohydrolase, mitochondrial, producing MRGLKLVSVSLKREFHSSSWRQTAVVISGKAIAKEIKDELKKSVDSCISSGKKRPRLAAILVGNDPASEVYVSRKVKAASSIGILAETIRMTENVSQKDLIKKINDFNLDPDVDGVLVQLPLPKGFNEKEACHAVLPNKDVDGFHSENLGKLSTDSEGFVPATALAVRELILRSGVKTLGKNAVVIGRSKHVGLPTALLLHANGKGDTRALDMTTTICHIHTPREELIKLARLADVLVSATGVPGLVTKDMIKPGACVIDVGITRVDTPDGKTKIVGDVDYEEVKKVAGFITPVPGGVGPMTVAMLMKNTFWAAEKNFKSKK from the exons GCGTCAAACCGCAGTAGTAATTAGCGGCAAAGCAATAGccaaagaaataaaagatgAGCTAAAAAAATCAGTGGACTCTTGCATTTCCAGCGGAAAAAAGCGCCCAAGATTGGCAGCAATTCTCGTAGGAAATGACCCCGCGAGCGAAGTGTACGTAAGTAGGAAGGTAAAAGCCGCGAGTTCCATCGGAATTCTCGCGGAAACCATTCGCATGACGGAAAATGTCAGCCAGAAAGAtttgataaagaaaataaatgatttcaacTTGGACCCTGACGTCGACGGAGTTCTGGTGCAGCTTCCGCTGCCCAAAGGGTTTAATGAAAAAGAAGCTTGCCACGCGGTGCTTCCAAATAAAGATGTCGACGGGTTTCACTCGGAAAATCTAGGAAAATTGAGTACTGACAGCGAAGGGTTCGTTCCTGCAACTGCACTGGCTGTAAGGGAGCTGATTCTCAGGTCTGGAGTGAAAACTCTGGGAAAGAATGCGGTTGTTATCGGGAGGTCCAAGCATGTTGGGCTGCCGACGGCGCTTTTGCTTCATGCTAATGGAAAAG GCGACACCAGAGCGCTGGATATGACCACGACGATCTGCCACATCCACACACCCAGAGAAGAGTTGATAAAACTGGCCCGTCTCGCGGACGTCCTGGTTTCTGCGACTGGAGTTCCCGGGCTCGTCACCAAGGACATGATAAAACCCGGAGCGTGTGTAATCGACGTGGGAATCACCCGGGTTGACACTCCCGACGGGAAAACCAAGATTGTCGGGGACGTCGACTATGAAGAGGTGAAAAAAGTCGCCGGGTTCATCACCCCGGTTCCTGGAGGCGTAGGACCTATGACTGTCGCCATGTTGATGAAGAACACCTTCTGGGCTGctgagaaaaatttcaaatctaaaaaataa